From the genome of Tsukamurella pulmonis:
CGACGAGGTGCCGGCGTCGAGCAGGCGCGCGACGTTGCGGAGCACGCCGTCCCCGACGGTGTGGCCGAAGCGGTCATTGATCGTCTTGAACTGGTCGATGTCGAGCGCGGCGACCACCAGATCGCCGGTGGCGTCACGGAGGAGCCGGTCGCCCGCGAAGGCGAAGCCGCGGCGGTTGAGGATGTTCGTCAGCGGATCGAGCGACGACTCGACGAGGTGGTTGCGGATCAACCGTTGCGATTCGACCGTGTAGCGGCGCAGGAGCGCCACGACGGCGTTGGCGACGACGATCGCGACGAGCACCTCGTGGCCGACGGCCATCGGGCCCTGCCCGGCGTGCAGGAGTCGCGCGCCGAGAGCGAGGATCACCGCCGTCGAGAAGGCGATGTGCACGGCCATGACGCGCCCGTTCACGAAATGCGCCACGTACGCGCCGATCACGGAGAACAGGCCGGTGCCGATCATCGCCGTCTGCAGATTCTGCATGCAGAGCACCACCCCGGCGAGGCTGAAGTCCGCGTACGCGACGAAGACGATGCTGCGTCTGGTACCGGAGTGCTCCGACCACCACGTTCTGCCGAGCGGAGTCCTGGCGACGATGACCGACACGGGCACGGCGCTGGCACAGATCAGTCCGATCGCGATCTTCCGCCAGTGGCTATCGCCGGCACCGTCCGGGATCACCAGGGTGGCCGCGCCGAACGCTCCGAAGGCTACGGTCAGTGCAGCGATCGCGTACCGCCATACCCTGTCCTTCATCGCGACGCGGCCAAGGAGTTCGCGCGGCAGCACCTCTCCGAGCGCCCCCTCGTGCATGGGCCCATCATCGCACGAAATCGGTCGCCGTGTTTCAGATGGCAAATGCGGGCGTGGCCGCCTGATCGGTCAGTCGAACCGGCGCCGCCAGGCGTCCCCGTCCCGCAGGGGCGCGTTCGCGGGCGTCGACCAGAATTTCGCCGTGAGGTCGTAGCCGTCGTGCACCAGCGCCGCCCGGGACGGCCACCGTTCGGCGGCCCACTCAGGCTCGTTGTGCACGGAGTCGATGCCGGCGCGCACGCCGCCCTCCAACTCGAAGTGCAGGTGGCGGGCGGCCTCCCGCGCGGACGGTGCGCCCACCCGACCCGCCTCCCCGGCGTCGACGAGTTCGACGGCGGCGCTGCGGATCCGGCCGTCCGTCCAGGCGAAAGTACGACGGTGCGCCCGCGGGTCCAGGAAGTACATCGCGAGCAACGCGACGACGACGCCCACCAGCGTCTCCAGCAGCCGATCGCGCATGACCGGTCCCGCCGGGCCGCCGGTGACGCCGGCGCCGCTGGCCAGCAGCGCCACCGGGGTGATGACGACGACAGCGGCGGCGTAGTTGCGGACGATGAGCACCTCGATCGAGAACTGCAGCACCGCGATCACCGCGATCAGGGCGTATCCCTGCGGGGCGAGCGCGTGCAGGCCGGCGAAGAGCAGCAACCCGACGGCGGTGCCGAGGAAGCGGTGCAGCGCGCGCACCGTGCCGTGCACGCGATCCACGCCGGTCTGCAGCACCACGAGGGCGCCGATCGCGGCCCAGTGCGGCCGATCGAAGCCCAGCGCCAGGCTCACCGCGCCCGCGGCGAGGCAGGCGACGCCCACGCGGCCCGCGGTGATCGCCGCGTGGGACGAGGGGCTGACCGAGCGGCGGAGTCGGTAGCCGACGGTCGGCCGCAACCGGGAGGTGGTGACGGCGCGGGTCGGATCGGCCTCGGTGTCGACGGGGTCCGTCGATGCCGCGGCGAACCGATCGTTGGCCTCGCGCAGGGCACTGAGCGATGCGGCATCGGCGGGGCGGTTCGCGGCCCGCGCGTCGTCCATCGTCGACCAGGCCGCCACCAGCGCCGACCCGGCGGCGTGCCGCTGCTCGGCGGACGGCGGCCCGTCGGAGGCGAGGACCGCATTGACAGCGCCCACGGCCCGCCCGGTCGCCTCGCGCTGCGGTGCGGACGGGTCGATGAGCGCGCCGGACAGGGAGACGAGGATCGAGCTCACGGCGCCCAGTGCCGCGGCCAGCACCAGGGTTCCGGGGTCCGCGCCGGACTCGACCGCGATCAGCGCGCCCGAACCGACGATCGCGAAGAACAGGGCGCCCGGCGGACCCAGCCGCAGCGCATCCACCACGTGCACCGCGGCCACCGCCGGCACCACCGTCATCAGGACCCCGCACACCTTGAGCGCGAGGCCGCCGGCCGGCATCGCCCAGCCGATCGTCGCGCCGACCGCGGTCGAGAGCAGCAGCGCGAGGGCGGCGATCGCGACGACCTGCCCGCGGATCCGGTAGGCGCGGCCCTCGCCGTAGAGCACGGCGAACGCGCCGAACGTGGTGAAGAGGGCGGAGCTCGCGTGGCCGGCCGCCACCAGTCCCGCGCCCGGGATCGCGACCGCTGCCGCCGCCCGCAGTCCCGCTCGCCACCGCCAGACGGGAGCACCGTCGGCGAAGACGAGCGAGCGCACACGCGCGACGCGGGGCAGGGGGTCGGGGACTGGTTCGCTCACCTATCTATTTGATCACTGTCCGGTGCGGCGGGCATCACCGACGCGGAGCTCAGGACAGGGGCGGCGGCACGCTGTTGTCGCCGGGCGGGATCGGCGTCCCGATGGTGCGGTAGGTCTTGTCGTACTCGGCCTTCCAGCGAGGCCAGTCCAGATACGGGCCTCCTCCGAGGCGCCGGCGGTATCGCCGGTACTGTCCGCGCGCGGTACGCAGCGTATTGCGGGACTGTCGCGCTGCGCGGCGCGCTTCGTAGAGCGCGTTCCATTCCTCACGTTCGGACAGCGGGCGCGCCGGATCGGTGAAGATCGCGCGATTCAGCACGTCGGCTCCCATTGTCAATTCGCAAAGCCCGTCGAGTCAGCTTCACTGTAGCGAACAGGACGTCAGCCTGTGTACATGTCGGAGTTGTCGCCGTACGCGGAGTAGGGGGAGGCGGTCTCGCACAGTGACGGCGGCGAAACGTCGAAAAGCTTTATCTGCAAGGAAGAAGTCGCGTCGATGAGTCGCGTGGGAGAAGAGAGTGCCCCCGGCAGGATTCGAACCTGCGGCCTTTCGCTCCGGAGGCGAACGCTCTATCCCCTGAGCTACGGGGGCGCAGGGCGTAGCAAGGTTAGCGCATAGGGCGGGCCCGGCGGAAACCGGGCGGTCAGGCGCACCCTAGGATGGACCGGTGACTCCCGCTGACCTTTCGGAACTCCTGCACGCCACCGCGACCACTGTGCTCACCGAGCGCGGCCTCGACGTCTCCGTGCTGCCCGAACGCGTCACCGTCGAGCGGCCGCGCAACCCCGAGCACGGCGATTACTCGACCAACGTCGCCATGCAGGTCGCCAAGAAGGCGGGCGTGAACCCCCGTGATCTCGCGACCTGGCTGGCCGAGGCGCTCGGCAACGCCGAGGGGATCGACGAGGCCACCGTCGCCGGCCCCGGCTTCCTCAACATCCGCCTCGCCGCCGACGCACAGAACCAGCTCGTCGCGAACATCCTCGAGCAGGCCGGTGCCTTCGGGCACGGGGCCGCGCTCGACGGTGCGCTCATCAACCTCGAGTTCGTCTCCGCCAACCCGACGGGCCCAGTCCACCTGGGTGGCGCGCGCTGGGCCGCGGTCGGCGACAGCCTCGGCCGCGTCCTCGAGGCGCAGGGCGCCGAGGTCACCCGCGAGTACTACTTCAACGACCACGGCGCGCAGATCGACCGCTTCGCGCGCTCGCTCGACGCGGCGGCCCGCAACGAGCCGACGCCCGAGGACGGCTACGCCGGCGACTACATCGGCGAGATCGCCGCCACCGTCGTGAAGGACCGCCCGGGCATTCTGGATCTCCCGGACGCCGAGCGCGTCGAGGCCTTCCGTGCCGACGGTGTGGAGCTCATGTTCGGGCACATCAAGAACACCCTGCACGAGTTCGGCACCGACTTCGCCGTGTTCACGCACGAGGACGAGATGTTCACCTCGGGCCTGGTGGAGAGCAGCATCGAGCAGCTCAAGACCGGCGGCAACCTCTACGAGAAGGACGGCGCCTGGTGGCTCAAGACCACCGACTACGGCGACGACAAGGACCGCGTCGTCATCAAGTCCGACGGCAACGCCGCCTACATCGCCGGTGACATCGCCTACATCAAGCACAAATTCGATCGCGGCTTCACCCTCGCGATCTACATGCTGGGCGCCGATCACCACGGCTACATCGGCCGGCTCAAGGCCGCCGCCGCGGCGCTCGGCTACGACCCCGCGCAGATCGAGGTGCTCATCGGGCAGCTCGTGAACCTGGTCAAGGACGGCAAGCCCGTCCGGATGAGCAAGCGCGCCGGCACCGTCATCACCCTCGACGACCTGGTCGAGGCCGTCGGCGTGGACGCGGCGCGCTACTCGCTGGTGCGCAGCTCGGTGGACACCTCCATCGACCTCGACCTCGACCTACTGGCCCAGGCCAGCAACGAGAACCCCGTCTACTACGTGCAGTACGCGCACGCCCGGCTCTCGGCCATCGCCCGCGCGGCCGCCGAGCTCGGCCTCGCGCCGTCGACGGAGCACCTGGGGCTGCTGGACCACGCCCGCGAGGGCGATCTCGTGCGCACCCTGGGCGAGTTCCCGGCGGTGGCTGCGGGCGCCGCGAATCTGCGTGAGCCGCACCGCATCGCGCGTTACCTCGAGGAGCTGGCCGGCGCCTACCACCGCTTCTACAGCGAGTGCCGCGTCCTGCCGATGGGCGACGAGGAGCCGACCGACCTGCACCGCGCCCGCGTGGCGCTGTGCGCCGCCACCCGCCAGGTGCTCGCGAACGGCCTGGCGCTCGTGGGTGTTTCGGCACCCGAACGGATGTGAGAGGTCACACGTGAGTGAACTGGACCGGGCCGTCTGGCCCGCTCACGCCCGCCGGGAGGCCGACGGTGCCGTCTCCGTCGCGGGCGTGCCCGTCGGGGCGTTGGCGACCGAGTTCGGTACGCCGCTGCTCGTGATCGACGAGGACGACTTCCGCGCCCGCTGCCGGGGCATGCGCGAGGCCTTCGGCGAGGACGCCGCAGTGCACTACGCCTCGAAGGCCTTCCTCTCCATGGAGATCGCCCGCTGGGTGCGCGACGAGGGGCTCAACCTCGATGTGTGCAGCGGCGGCGAGCTGGCCGTCGCGCTGCGTGCAGAATTTCCTGCGGAGCGGATCGCGTTGCACGGCAACAACAAGTCCGTCGCGGAGCTGGACTACGCGGTGGCCTCGGGCATCGGGCACGTGGTGGTCGACTCCCTCTCGGAGATCGCGCGGCTCGACGCCGTCGCGGGGGAGCGTGGCGCCGTCCAGGAGGTGCTGATCCGGCTCACCCCGGGCGTCGAGGCGCACACGCACGAGTTCATCTCCACCGCGCACGAGGACCAGAAGTTCGGCTTCTCGCTCGCCACCGGCGATGCCGGGGAGGACTCGCCCGCGATGCGGGCGGTCGCCGCGGTCTTCGCCGCCGAGAACCTGCGCCTGGTGGGCCTGCACAGCCACATCGGCTCCCAGATCTTCGACGTCGACGGTTTCGAGATCGCCGCCCGACGCGTGCTGGAGCTGCTGCGCGACGTGGTCGCCCGGTTCGGCGCCGAGAAGACCGCGCAGCTGGGCACGATCGATCTCGGTGGCGGCCTCGGCATCGCCTACACGACGCACGACGATCCGCCGCCCGTCGCGGACCTCGCCGCGAAACTGCGCCACATCGTCGAGACCGAGTCGGCCGCGCTGGGCCTGCGGGCCCCGCACATCGCGGTCGAGCCGGGCCGCGCGATCGCCGGTCCGCCCGGAATCACCCTTTACGA
Proteins encoded in this window:
- a CDS encoding GGDEF domain-containing protein: MHEGALGEVLPRELLGRVAMKDRVWRYAIAALTVAFGAFGAATLVIPDGAGDSHWRKIAIGLICASAVPVSVIVARTPLGRTWWSEHSGTRRSIVFVAYADFSLAGVVLCMQNLQTAMIGTGLFSVIGAYVAHFVNGRVMAVHIAFSTAVILALGARLLHAGQGPMAVGHEVLVAIVVANAVVALLRRYTVESQRLIRNHLVESSLDPLTNILNRRGFAFAGDRLLRDATGDLVVAALDIDQFKTINDRFGHTVGDGVLRNVARLLDAGTSSGAVVGRLGGDEFAVISADPEHDEAFLRDAVHREPVRLPDGGSASVSIGLVRFHRLPPGRRSAPMTALLDELTDRADRALKTSKTAGRHRTTSVEQ
- the argS gene encoding arginine--tRNA ligase, encoding MTPADLSELLHATATTVLTERGLDVSVLPERVTVERPRNPEHGDYSTNVAMQVAKKAGVNPRDLATWLAEALGNAEGIDEATVAGPGFLNIRLAADAQNQLVANILEQAGAFGHGAALDGALINLEFVSANPTGPVHLGGARWAAVGDSLGRVLEAQGAEVTREYYFNDHGAQIDRFARSLDAAARNEPTPEDGYAGDYIGEIAATVVKDRPGILDLPDAERVEAFRADGVELMFGHIKNTLHEFGTDFAVFTHEDEMFTSGLVESSIEQLKTGGNLYEKDGAWWLKTTDYGDDKDRVVIKSDGNAAYIAGDIAYIKHKFDRGFTLAIYMLGADHHGYIGRLKAAAAALGYDPAQIEVLIGQLVNLVKDGKPVRMSKRAGTVITLDDLVEAVGVDAARYSLVRSSVDTSIDLDLDLLAQASNENPVYYVQYAHARLSAIARAAAELGLAPSTEHLGLLDHAREGDLVRTLGEFPAVAAGAANLREPHRIARYLEELAGAYHRFYSECRVLPMGDEEPTDLHRARVALCAATRQVLANGLALVGVSAPERM
- the lysA gene encoding diaminopimelate decarboxylase, with the translated sequence MFRHPNGCERSHVSELDRAVWPAHARREADGAVSVAGVPVGALATEFGTPLLVIDEDDFRARCRGMREAFGEDAAVHYASKAFLSMEIARWVRDEGLNLDVCSGGELAVALRAEFPAERIALHGNNKSVAELDYAVASGIGHVVVDSLSEIARLDAVAGERGAVQEVLIRLTPGVEAHTHEFISTAHEDQKFGFSLATGDAGEDSPAMRAVAAVFAAENLRLVGLHSHIGSQIFDVDGFEIAARRVLELLRDVVARFGAEKTAQLGTIDLGGGLGIAYTTHDDPPPVADLAAKLRHIVETESAALGLRAPHIAVEPGRAIAGPPGITLYEVGTIKDVAVDSEDVGAQGFRRYVSVDGGMSDNIRPALYGAEYTAVVASRDPQGAPVQSRIVGKHCETGDILVRDTLTPGDLAEGDLMAVAATGAYCYSMSSRYNMQPRPAVVAVKDGAARLILRRETVDDLVSLEVL
- a CDS encoding FUSC family protein; the encoded protein is MSEPVPDPLPRVARVRSLVFADGAPVWRWRAGLRAAAAVAIPGAGLVAAGHASSALFTTFGAFAVLYGEGRAYRIRGQVVAIAALALLLSTAVGATIGWAMPAGGLALKVCGVLMTVVPAVAAVHVVDALRLGPPGALFFAIVGSGALIAVESGADPGTLVLAAALGAVSSILVSLSGALIDPSAPQREATGRAVGAVNAVLASDGPPSAEQRHAAGSALVAAWSTMDDARAANRPADAASLSALREANDRFAAASTDPVDTEADPTRAVTTSRLRPTVGYRLRRSVSPSSHAAITAGRVGVACLAAGAVSLALGFDRPHWAAIGALVVLQTGVDRVHGTVRALHRFLGTAVGLLLFAGLHALAPQGYALIAVIAVLQFSIEVLIVRNYAAAVVVITPVALLASGAGVTGGPAGPVMRDRLLETLVGVVVALLAMYFLDPRAHRRTFAWTDGRIRSAAVELVDAGEAGRVGAPSAREAARHLHFELEGGVRAGIDSVHNEPEWAAERWPSRAALVHDGYDLTAKFWSTPANAPLRDGDAWRRRFD